One part of the Vicinamibacteria bacterium genome encodes these proteins:
- a CDS encoding ribbon-helix-helix protein, CopG family, whose protein sequence is MKPVSVHVSETAYVEMKALATLKGRPVAELIRQAMEEYLERERGRRESLLDRAAHPSGRLLRPWTRDELFEEMVSRS, encoded by the coding sequence GTGAAACCTGTATCTGTACATGTATCCGAGACAGCCTATGTGGAAATGAAGGCTCTCGCTACTTTGAAGGGGCGCCCGGTCGCCGAGCTGATCCGCCAGGCAATGGAAGAGTACCTCGAGCGGGAGAGAGGCCGGCGGGAATCTCTCTTGGATCGAGCCGCTCACCCGAGCGGACGGCTTCTGCGCCCGTGGACGCGAGACGAGCTCTTCGAGGAAATGGTCTCGCGCTCTTGA